In bacterium, the genomic stretch CAATACTTTTGTTATTGGCGATATGCCATTTATGTCTTACCAGGAATCCGTAGAGAAGGCAATATATAATGCCGGAAGATTTTATAAAGAAGCAGGTGCGGATGCTATCAAACTTGAAGGTGGAAGGAGAATAATTAATCAAATTAAAGGGATTGTAAATGCAGGAATGGTAGTAATGGGTCATATTGGATTGACTCCTCAAAGTTCAGGCCAGTTAGGAGGATTCAAAGCTCAGGGTAGAACTGCTGAAACTGCCATGGAGTTAATTTTGGATGCCAAAGCGATTGAAGAAACGGGTGCTTTTGCTATTTTGCTTGAGGCTATACCGCCAGAAGTAGGAAAGATTATCACCGAAAGAAGTCAGATACCTGTTTTAAGTATTGGTGCAGGAATCGATTGCGATGGCCAACTGGTGATTGTTGGTGATATGCTGGGATTGTTTGAAGCATTCACTCCTAAATTTGTGAAAAAATATGCTTCTTTGAGTGACGATATTACAGAGGCATTTAGGAAATATGTACAGGATATAAAGGAAAAGAAGTTTCCCGAAGAGAAACACACATATCAAATGTTACCCGGCGAGAAAGAAAAACTTGAGAAAATGGTATCAGGGATGTAATTGGAGCCTTCCGAAAGGAAAGCAATTTATTAAGAAGGAAGGTTAAAAGATGAAAAAATTCAAGAAAATTCTGCTTATTCTTTTTCTTATTTCGCTATTTGTCTTTGTGGGAGGAACAATTGCTTTAAGGATTGCATTTCCTCCGGCAAAGGTGAAAGCTATGTTGATAGCCAGGATGTCTGAGGCCCTCCACAGGCAGGTAGAAATAGAAAGTATCTCCGTTGGTCTCAGAGGACTTAGAGTCAAAGATTTCAAAATCTCCGAGAAGCCGTCATTCGACAAAGGGACCTTTGTGCAGGCGGGACAGTTTCTGGTAAGGCCCAAACTTCTCCCCCTGCTTAAAAAGCAGATTTCCATAAGCGAAGTTACGCTCATCTCTCCAGAAATAAATATTATGAGAAATGTGGACGGCTCATTTAATTTCAGCGACCTTATGGTAGAGAAAATACCTGAGGCAAAGAAAGAAGAAAAGGCGGAAAAGATAGAAAAGGGTCCGCCGGCAAAAATTAAACCCATAGCCTTCTCTTTCCTCGTATCGAAAGTAACCATATCCGGGGGAGAGGTGAAATTTGTGGACAGGACGCCACAGAAGCTATCGGC encodes the following:
- the panB gene encoding 3-methyl-2-oxobutanoate hydroxymethyltransferase, yielding NTFVIGDMPFMSYQESVEKAIYNAGRFYKEAGADAIKLEGGRRIINQIKGIVNAGMVVMGHIGLTPQSSGQLGGFKAQGRTAETAMELILDAKAIEETGAFAILLEAIPPEVGKIITERSQIPVLSIGAGIDCDGQLVIVGDMLGLFEAFTPKFVKKYASLSDDITEAFRKYVQDIKEKKFPEEKHTYQMLPGEKEKLEKMVSGM